From Streptomyces sp. NBC_01551:
GGACCGCTCGTCTGGCCCTGGCGACGGGCCTGGCGGCGCTCGTCGTGCTGGTGGTCTTCGGCGGCCTCGCGAGCCTCCTGCTGATGGGGGTGGGATGGGCCGGGCTGGCGCTGACCGCGGCGGGCGTGTGGTGGATGCTGACGCACACCGGCTGGATCAGGGCGCTGGCCGTGCTGCTGGTGGTCGTCGCACCGATCGCCGTCCTGGTCCTGTACGCCTCCGCAGGGCTGCTGTGGGTCGTGCTGGTCTCGCTCGCACTGTGGGCGCTGGCCGTTGCCGCGGGCAGTGCCGCTCTCGCCCAGGACAGCGCGTCGGGCATGCCGGAGCGCTCCGTGGTCCGCGCCGAGCGGCCCTACCTGATCATGAATCCGCGCTCGGGCGGCGGAAAGGTCGAGAGGTTCCGCCTGGCGGAGCGGGCCAGGGCCCTGGGCGCCGAGGTCGTCGTCCTGGATCCGGACCACCGGCAGGACGTGGCCGAGCTGGCGCGGCGGGCCGTTGCGGACGGGGCCGACCTGCTCGGCGTCGCGGGCGGTGACGGGACGCAGGCCCTGGTCGCCGCCGTGGCCGTGGAGCACGACGTTCCGTTCATGGTGATCAGCGCCGGCACCCGCAACCACTTCGCCATGGACCTGGGCCTGGACCGGCAGGACCCCTCCCGGTGCCTGGATGCACTGACCGACGGCGTCGAACTGCGCGTCGACCTCGGCTACATCCACGAGGGACAACCGGCTGACGGGGATCCCGGGCGCGTCTTCGTCAACAGTGCCTCGTTCGGCGTGTACGCGGAAGTCGTGCAGAGTCCGGCCTACCGCGACGACAAGGCCCGCACCATCCTGGAGATGCTCCCGGCGCTGCTCACCCATGCGGGCGGCTCGCTGCTGAGCGTCCGGGCGGACGAGCTGGCCCTGGACGGCCCCCAGGCCGTACTGGTGAGCAACAACCCCTATCAGAGGGGAGACTCGGCGGGGCTCGGGCGCCGGGAGCGACTGGACTCCGGCGTGTTGGGGGTGCTGGGCGTCGAGGTCGCGAACGCCGCCGAGGCGGCGCAGCTCCTGCTGCCCGGCGGGCAGGGCCGCGGACTGACCGCCGTCACCGCCCGCGAGGTCGTCGTCGACGCGGACGCTCCCGTCATCCCCGTCGGGGTCGACGGCGAGGCCCTGACGCTGTCCACTCCGGTGCGCTGCCGCATCGCGGCGGGCGCGCTGCGCGTGCGCGTGCCGCGGAACCGTCCCGGGGTGCCGCGCGGCTCGGTGCCGATGGACTGGCGCCGGGTGCGGCGGCTGGCGCTGACCATGGGGCGGACCGCCGCGGGACGCGGCGCCGCCTGAGCGGCGCACCGTGCCGGGACGGCGGCCGGGCCGTCACTTCCCGCCGGTCGGCGGGGGATCGGCGGCTCCGGGGCCGGACGTCCACTGCGCTCCGGTGCGCCGGCGGAAGGCGGCGACGGCGGCCTCCACGGTGGGGAAGAAGTGCGCGGGGTCGATGGTCCGGGTGAGTCCGTACCGCTCGATCTTCCGCCGCACGGGGTCCTTGATCTCCGCGAACACGAGGTGGACGCCGTCCGCGTTGAGCGCCTCGTCGAGGT
This genomic window contains:
- a CDS encoding diacylglycerol kinase family protein, whose protein sequence is MSRRWTARLALATGLAALVVLVVFGGLASLLLMGVGWAGLALTAAGVWWMLTHTGWIRALAVLLVVVAPIAVLVLYASAGLLWVVLVSLALWALAVAAGSAALAQDSASGMPERSVVRAERPYLIMNPRSGGGKVERFRLAERARALGAEVVVLDPDHRQDVAELARRAVADGADLLGVAGGDGTQALVAAVAVEHDVPFMVISAGTRNHFAMDLGLDRQDPSRCLDALTDGVELRVDLGYIHEGQPADGDPGRVFVNSASFGVYAEVVQSPAYRDDKARTILEMLPALLTHAGGSLLSVRADELALDGPQAVLVSNNPYQRGDSAGLGRRERLDSGVLGVLGVEVANAAEAAQLLLPGGQGRGLTAVTAREVVVDADAPVIPVGVDGEALTLSTPVRCRIAAGALRVRVPRNRPGVPRGSVPMDWRRVRRLALTMGRTAAGRGAA